CTTTCTGCCACTGGCGAAAACATTGGGTGACATCTTCCAGTTGTGCATACTCCCGCGAAAGCGCACGGAATCGGTCCTGATCGGCGATAACAGACGCATCACCCAGATGAGCCTGTACTTCTTCGTGACGCTCTTGTAATGCTTCTAATTTAGCAACAATAGAAGGTTTCATGCGTGGCTAAACACCTTGTGAATAAAATAAAAGAAAACTAATACTGATCCAGCCCGAGGCTGTCACGTAATACATTCAATTGTTCCAGATCGCCGCTGCTTGCCGCTTTCTGGAGAGATTTGGTTGGTGCGTGAATAAGACGGTTGGTGAGCTTATGGGCCAGTTCATTAATCGTGCTTTCAACATCAGCCCCTTGTTCAATGGAGGACAATGCTTTTTCCACTAACGCTTCCCGAATACCATCCGCCATGGCACGGTAATCCCGAATAGAAGAGACGGCGGACTGTGAGCGCACCCATGCCATAAAGTTTGCGCTTTCTTGCTGAACAATATCTTCAGCCTGCACTGCCGCCGCTTTTCGCTGCGATAAATTGTGTTCAATAATCGCATGCAAGTCATCGACGGTATAGAGATAGACGTTTGACAGATTACCCACTTCGGGTTCGATATCACGCGGTACGGCAATATCGATAAAGAGCATCGGCTGATTACGGCGAGCTTTCAGCGAACGTTCAACCATACCTTTACCAATAATAGGTAACGGACTGGCGGTTGAACTGATAATAATATCGGCTTTATATAAGCGTTCATCAATTTCGGGTAGCGTGATAACTTCCGCCTGAACTTCATCGGCTAACTGCTGTGCTCTTTCTCGCGTGCGGTTGGCAATAACCATTTTTTTAACCTGATGCTCGCGTAAATAACGAGCGACCAACTCAATGGTTTCACCGGCGCCAACCAGCAGAACATTCACGTCGCTCATTGATTCAAAAATCTGACGCGCCAGCGTACAGGCGGCAAAAGCAACCGACACCGCACTGGAACCAATTTCGGTTTCAGTACGAACGCGTTTTGCCACGGAGAATGATTTTTGGAATAAACGCTCAAGTTCAGTATTTAACTTACGGTGTTCCTGCGATTCGGCAAACGCCTTCTTCACCTGCCCCAAGATCTGGGGTTCACCCAGTACCAGCGAATCCAACCCACTGGCAACACGCATTAGATGATTTACTGCGTCAGAATCTTGATGCCAGTACAGGCTTCTCGTTAATTCTTCTGGCGATAACTGATGATACTGACATAACCATTTAATCAACTGTTGTAGCGTATTTTCATCCTGTTCAACGCTTAAATACAACTCAGTTCGGTTGCACGTAGACAACAGGACACCGCCCTGCACCAAAGGTTGTTGGTGCAGGCTTCGTAATGCATCACCTAATGTATCGGGAGAAAAGGTCACCTTTTCCCTCAATGATACCGGGGCAGTTTTATGGTTGATTCCAAGTGCAAACAGCGTCATGAAATAGTTATAATTATTGTAGTTTCTCAGTTGAATCGGTATTTCGTTGGCACATTCTACTTGATGCTGACTACCAATAAAAGTCACTACTTATCGTGAAAGGGCCTTTACAGGATTTATCAACGTAAAACAGATATACTTTGTACTATTAATTTTTACCCGTAATAACAATCTGATTGACGCTTAACCTTAAGGCTATTAGCGTTATCGGTTACCGACAGGATCCCGGCGAGAACATCATGACATTTACACGGACTGCTACTTTTTTAAAATTGATCCCTTTAGCCAGCGTATTTTTGACTGCCTGTACATTAACCGGTCAACAGAGTACGACTGTGTCCTCTTCCTCCCCTGAGTGGCAAAAACATCAGCAACAAGTTACGGCACTATCTCAATATCAAACGCGTGGTGCTTTTGCTTATCTTTCATCTGAGCAAAAGGTGTATGCCCGATTTTTCTGGCAGCAACAGAGCCCTGAACAATACCGTTTAGTATTAACCAACCCGTTAGGTAATACCGTCATGGAGCTAAACGTTCAACCAGGTCTGGTACAGTTGACGGACGATCAAGGCCAACGCTATGTCAGCGATGATGCAGAAAAGATGATCCAAGAACTGACGGGCATGAGTATTCCTCTAAATAATATGCGCAAGTGGATGCTTGGCCTGCCAGCCGATGCTAAAAATTACACTCTGACACCTGAAGCTCGTTTGAATAAAGTGACACTGGAGCAAAACGGACAAACTTGGACCGTTGACTATCAAGCCTATAATCAAGATGTTCAACCAGCCCTGCCAAGCCGTCTGGAGATCGCCCATGACGAAGAGCGTATTAAACTGAAGATGGACAGTTGGACGCTGCAATGATGGTTAACTGGCCTTCACCCGCCAAACTGAATCTGTTTTTGTATATTAATGGCCGTCGCCCTGACGGCTATCACGATTTACAAACACTGTTTCAGTTTCTTGATTATAGTGATACCCTCAATTTTATACTGCGGCAGGATCAGCAAATTCGGCTATTAACGCCGATTAGCGGCGTTCCAGATGAACAGAATCTGATTGTCCGAGCAGCCAGAATGCTGCAACAATTCAGTGATTGCCATCTGGGAGCTGATATTTCCATTACCAAAATTTTACCTATGGGTGGTGGCTTGGGTGGTGGTTCGTCTAATGCAGCAACGGTATTGGTAGCACTTAATCACTTGTGGAAGTGCGGGCTGACAACCGAGCAATTATGCAAAATTGGACTAACACTGGGTGCTGATGTTCCAGTATTTATTTACGGTCATGCCGCTTTTGCGGAAGGCGTTGGTGAAAAATTACAGCCGACCCAACCCAAAGAGAAATGGTATTTAGTGGCCCATCCGGGTGTACATATTCCCACCCCCTTGATCTTTAACGAACCGGAACTGGTTAGAAATACGCCAAAACGTACTCTCACCACCCTTTTAGCCTCACCTTTTTCAAATGATTGTGAACCAATCGCAAGAAAAAGGTTCCCCGAGGTTGAACAGCTCATTTCTTGGCTGTTAGAATATGCACCATCACGTCTAACGGGAACAGGTGCTTGTGTATTTTCGGAATTCGATACACAGGCGGCGGCTGTTGATGTGTTAAAACAAGCCCCTGAGTGGTTACATGGTTTTGTTGCGCAAGGTGTCAATACCTCACCGTTGCAAGCTATACTCTCAAGGCAAGTATGAGCACTACTTTAAATGTTGTAACCAAAGCTATTCTGGAGTCGGCCCTGTTTACAGCATTTTGTAGTCTCTATTTCCGTATATCATCAATGGGTCAGCTCTATCCCTGCCCGCGATGATATCTTATCTGGATGCAAGCCTGAGGTTCTTCTCGTGCCTGACATGAAGCTCTTTGCTGGTAACGCTACGCCGGAACTAGCACAACGTGTAGCCAATCGTCTTTATACATCTCTTGGTGACGCCGCTGTAGGCCGTTTTAGTGACGGTGAAGTGAGTGTTCAAATTAATGAAAACGTACGCGGTGGCGATATCTTTATTATCCAATCCACCTGTGCACCAACCAATGACAATTTAATGGAATTAGTCGTTATGGTTGATGCGCTACGTCGTGCTTCTGCTGGTCGTATTACCGCGGTAATTCCTTACTTTGGTTATGCCCGTCAGGATCGTCGCGTACGTTCAGCACGTGTACCAATCACGGCTAAAGTCGTTGCTGACTTTCTTTCCAGCGTTGGTGTTGACCGCGTATTAACCGTCGATCTGCATGCTGAACAGATTCAAGGGTTCTTCGATGTCCCTGTTGATAACGTATTCGGTAGTCCGATTCTGCTTGAAGACATGCTGCAACAAAAACTGGAAAGTCCTATTGTTGTCTCTCCAGACATTGGTGGCGTGGTTCGCGCCCGTGCTATCGCTAAACTGCTTAACGATACAGATATGGCTATCATCGATAAACGTCGCCCACGTGCTAACGTTTCTCAGGTGATGCATATTATTGGTGATGTTAACGGCCGCGACTGCGTTTTGGTTGACGACATGATTGATACCGGTGGCACTCTGTGTAAAGCGGCTGAAGCACTGAAAGAGCGTGGCGCCAAACGTGTATTTGCTTACGCGACTCACCCCATCTTCTCAGGTAATGCTGTCGATAACATCAGAAACTCCGTGATTGATGAAGTGGTGGTTTGTGACACAATTCCGCTGTCTGCCGAAATTAAAGCGATTAATAAAGTTCGTACGTTAACGCTTTCTGGCATGCTGGCTGAGGCTATTCGCCGAATCAGTAACGAAGAGTCAATTTCTGCCATGTTTGAGCATTAATCCCTAAGCATTGGCAAAAGCTGTCTAATGAAAAAAGCCCGTTATCCTATATTGGATAACGGGCTTTTCAATTGGAAAGCAGCATAATTAGCAAGCCATCGATTAATAAAAAATTACAACATCCAACCGTTCAACCTGTTAGCTGATTGTACCAAAAGCTTAAACTAAAGATGCTTATGGCGATATCCACTTCTGCGCGCACCGTTATCGCTGTGTTTAATCCACCAGTAGCGATCTGCAACTCGGTCACGCCCACCGATACGCGCGCCCACCAACCACACTAAGGCCCCGACGAATATCCCCATAATGGGTATATGAGCCAAATCTCCCGGTAAAAGCACCACATCCTTCAGATGACCGAGGATAGTCAGGCCAACACCCCCTATCATTGAAACCAAACCTAGCCCCATTAGGATATTGCCGAGTAAAACTGCGTTTCTGCGTTTCATAGTACCCTCCACCAAAAGCTTGCTGAAGTGATTTAACCTTATATTCACTATGAGTATAGACAGGTAAATACATTATTTGTGTGGATAAGGTCACAGCTTGACCAATAATCCTTACAATTTACTTACAATTCAGTAGACAGCAAATTTAGCCATTTGTGCTACGACAATAACAACGCATTCTCGATAGGTACAATACTTCAATCAAGCAATCTGATTGCAATTTTGTAATTCAGTGGACTAAGAGTAAACTAACTTGCTTATTATTTTGTCTTCCCAATATCATCATACTGTTTTGTAGGAATTGACTGTGAGTAGTATTAAATTAATCGTCGGTTTAGCTAACCCTGGGGCCGAATATGCTCCAACTCGCCACAATGCTGGTGCCTGGTTTGTTGATCTACTCGCTGAACGCCATAATCAGCCGTTAAAAGAAGAAGCCAAATTTTTTGGCTATACCGCTCGTCTGAATATTGCTGGCGATGATGTCAGGCTGCTCGTTCCTACCACCTTTATGAATTTAAGTGGGAAAGCCGTGCTGGCAATGGCTAATTTTTTTCGGATTGCTCCAGACGAAATTCTGGTCGCTCATGATGAGCTAGACCTTCCCCCTGGCGTAGCCAAATTAAAACTGGGTGGTGGTAATGGTGGTCACAATGGTTTAAAGGATATCGCTAACAAACTGGGCAATAATCCTAACTTTTATCGATTAAGAATTGGTATTGGTCATCCGGGCGATAAAAACAAAGTCACAGGATTTGTTCTCGGTAAACCACCGGCCTCTGAACAGAAGATGATCGATGAAGCCATCGATGAAGCCTTAAGCTGTACGGATATTCTGATAAAAGAAGATGTGACTAAAGCAATGAATCGATTACATGCATTTAAAGCCACAGCATAATTTTATGCTGCGCCCACGCAAATAAAAAATACGACGATAGAAAAAACATCAGCCGCTAAATGAGCGGCTGATGTTAAAAAGTGGCTAAATAATTAGCCTCTGATTTTGCGATAGATAAACAGAACCAGCAACGCACCAAGAACGGCAATAACCAGACTACCGATATTGAAGCCATCTACAGAACCTAAGCCGAAGAAGGAGCTGATATATCCACCGACTAATGCACCAATAATCCCCAGAATAACGGTTACGATAAAACCACCGCCATCTTTACCAGGCATGATCCATTTAGCCAAAATACCCACAACTAAACCTAATACGATCCAAAGAATAAAACCTGTCATATACACCTCCAAAAAAAACTCATTCCTGTCAGACTAGCTGTTCAAACTCCCCCGTCATTCGGTTAATTAGTTGAACAGCTGTTTCCTTTATGTTGTTACCCGATAATGATAGTGGTTACCTGTCCAAATTTCTATTTTTGCATGTGTATTCAATAGAACAACCTTTATTTCCCACTGAATAATTAACCATAACATATTGATACATAGTCATATTGCAAAATGCCCATTCAAATTGTCGGAATGACGAAAAATTCCCGCTTTCCCATTTTTCTTTCACAGGCGTGTTGAATCCTGACCATTGCTCAATATTGGAGCCTGATAATTAACCTGTGATTATCGGATTAGCATTATCCGGTCTACTTATCACAAAAAGCGGACCATGCCTCTTCTGAGAGTTGATGAATGCGAATAAATTTTTTGGTTTTACACAGAGAGCGCCTGAGCGCTTTCTTTGCCTGTTCCTGTTTGATTCGCGTTGCAGGATGGCGGATGCGCCTGAAAGCTCTCAATGGGGTGCCTAAAATGACCACGCTGTAGCATATATCTGCATTAAGCCCGTCACTGGTAATCTCATGATAAAACTTCATAAATAGTGCATTCCTGATAGTCCTTGTATTGGGGGCAGTATAGCGTTTATGACGGAATATTAAACGAGATAAAATGCATATCATGGGTATCCTACTTTCACATTTTACACACTAACAGATTAACACCTCACCGCGCCCTCTCCTTCACTATCTAAATATTATCAATATGTTATAAAAACCAAATAACCCCAAAAACTAAACTTCAATCAACATAACGTCTCAAAAGGTCTGAAAAACGGAAGACCTAGCCACAGTACAGACTCATTGTTAATGATTTAAATCATCTATTACATTTATCAACTGCACGGCTTCTAATATCAATTTTTCTTACTCTCAATATTATCCCGAAAAGGTTAATTTTCAGTCTATTGACCTATTTAGATATCAAGTTGGATATCAAGGTAAATCAATTCAATAATGTAACAATTTATATCAAACATAAAAACAACGCATTAAGGCAATGACAACAACTTCAACAATCCAATTATCAATGTTATTATGTAATCTAATAGATTCATGGGTCTAAAAATGGATATTAGTGAGAAATATCTCTAATGCCGCCATTTTAATTTTAT
Above is a window of Limnobaculum parvum DNA encoding:
- the hemA gene encoding glutamyl-tRNA reductase, whose product is MTLFALGINHKTAPVSLREKVTFSPDTLGDALRSLHQQPLVQGGVLLSTCNRTELYLSVEQDENTLQQLIKWLCQYHQLSPEELTRSLYWHQDSDAVNHLMRVASGLDSLVLGEPQILGQVKKAFAESQEHRKLNTELERLFQKSFSVAKRVRTETEIGSSAVSVAFAACTLARQIFESMSDVNVLLVGAGETIELVARYLREHQVKKMVIANRTRERAQQLADEVQAEVITLPEIDERLYKADIIISSTASPLPIIGKGMVERSLKARRNQPMLFIDIAVPRDIEPEVGNLSNVYLYTVDDLHAIIEHNLSQRKAAAVQAEDIVQQESANFMAWVRSQSAVSSIRDYRAMADGIREALVEKALSSIEQGADVESTINELAHKLTNRLIHAPTKSLQKAASSGDLEQLNVLRDSLGLDQY
- the lolB gene encoding lipoprotein insertase outer membrane protein LolB, with protein sequence MTFTRTATFLKLIPLASVFLTACTLTGQQSTTVSSSSPEWQKHQQQVTALSQYQTRGAFAYLSSEQKVYARFFWQQQSPEQYRLVLTNPLGNTVMELNVQPGLVQLTDDQGQRYVSDDAEKMIQELTGMSIPLNNMRKWMLGLPADAKNYTLTPEARLNKVTLEQNGQTWTVDYQAYNQDVQPALPSRLEIAHDEERIKLKMDSWTLQ
- the ispE gene encoding 4-(cytidine 5'-diphospho)-2-C-methyl-D-erythritol kinase; this encodes MMVNWPSPAKLNLFLYINGRRPDGYHDLQTLFQFLDYSDTLNFILRQDQQIRLLTPISGVPDEQNLIVRAARMLQQFSDCHLGADISITKILPMGGGLGGGSSNAATVLVALNHLWKCGLTTEQLCKIGLTLGADVPVFIYGHAAFAEGVGEKLQPTQPKEKWYLVAHPGVHIPTPLIFNEPELVRNTPKRTLTTLLASPFSNDCEPIARKRFPEVEQLISWLLEYAPSRLTGTGACVFSEFDTQAAAVDVLKQAPEWLHGFVAQGVNTSPLQAILSRQV
- the prs gene encoding ribose-phosphate diphosphokinase; this encodes MPDMKLFAGNATPELAQRVANRLYTSLGDAAVGRFSDGEVSVQINENVRGGDIFIIQSTCAPTNDNLMELVVMVDALRRASAGRITAVIPYFGYARQDRRVRSARVPITAKVVADFLSSVGVDRVLTVDLHAEQIQGFFDVPVDNVFGSPILLEDMLQQKLESPIVVSPDIGGVVRARAIAKLLNDTDMAIIDKRRPRANVSQVMHIIGDVNGRDCVLVDDMIDTGGTLCKAAEALKERGAKRVFAYATHPIFSGNAVDNIRNSVIDEVVVCDTIPLSAEIKAINKVRTLTLSGMLAEAIRRISNEESISAMFEH
- the ychH gene encoding stress-induced protein YchH, with the translated sequence MKRRNAVLLGNILMGLGLVSMIGGVGLTILGHLKDVVLLPGDLAHIPIMGIFVGALVWLVGARIGGRDRVADRYWWIKHSDNGARRSGYRHKHL
- the pth gene encoding aminoacyl-tRNA hydrolase — encoded protein: MSSIKLIVGLANPGAEYAPTRHNAGAWFVDLLAERHNQPLKEEAKFFGYTARLNIAGDDVRLLVPTTFMNLSGKAVLAMANFFRIAPDEILVAHDELDLPPGVAKLKLGGGNGGHNGLKDIANKLGNNPNFYRLRIGIGHPGDKNKVTGFVLGKPPASEQKMIDEAIDEALSCTDILIKEDVTKAMNRLHAFKATA
- a CDS encoding GlsB/YeaQ/YmgE family stress response membrane protein — translated: MTGFILWIVLGLVVGILAKWIMPGKDGGGFIVTVILGIIGALVGGYISSFFGLGSVDGFNIGSLVIAVLGALLVLFIYRKIRG